One stretch of Vulpes lagopus strain Blue_001 chromosome X, ASM1834538v1, whole genome shotgun sequence DNA includes these proteins:
- the LOC121482668 gene encoding olfactory receptor 10A4-like — translation MASTEEENIIQITEFILFGFGDLHGLQFLLFGVFLVIYVVTPMSNIVILTVVSADHSLHTPMYFFLGHFSFLEIGYTTTIEPMMLRTFVSAHVPISFPGCACQFYCSASLVATECFFLAVMSYDRYIAICNPLHYSSIMDYWGCLQLAGASWVAGFLAPILLLVLIFRLTFCADNKIDHFFCDLKPIMKLACTDTQVAEMTSFICTSSFALGPFLRTLASYIISTILRILSTAGKQRAFSTCSSHLTVVSLYYGMLGIVYGFPSGPQHEDLLKSLSLLYTVLTPFLNPITYTLRNKDVKVALRKLVQ, via the coding sequence ATGGCTAgcactgaagaagaaaatataattcaaattacAGAATTTATCCTTTTCGGTTTTGGGGATCTCCATGgccttcagtttcttctttttgggGTATTTCTGGTCATCTATGTGGTGACTCCCATGAGCAACATTGTAATCCTAACTGTTGTGTCAGCTGATCACTCCCTTCACACCCCCATGTATTTCTTTCTTGGCCACTTCTCCTTCCTAGAGATTGGGTACACCACTACCATTGAGCCCATGATGCTGAGGACATTCGTATCAGCTCATGTGCCTATTTCCTTCCCAGGCTGTGCTTGCCAGTTTTATTGTTCTGCTTCTCTGGTGGCCACTGAATGCTTTTTCCTGGCTGTCATGTCTTATGATCGCTATATAGCTATCTGTAACCCATTGCATTACTCCAGTATAATGGACTACTGGGGTTGCTTACAGCTAGCTGGTGCTTCTTGGGTGGCTGGATTTCTGGCACCCATCCTTCTCCTGGTCCTCATTTTTCGGTTAACATTCTGTGCTGACAATAAGATTGACCACTTCTTCTGTGATTTGAAACCCATCATGAAGCTTGCTTGCACTGATACTCAAGTAGCTGAGATGACCTCTTTTATATGTACCTCCTCATTTGCCCTTGGCCCCTTCCTGCGAACTCTAGCATCTTATATCATCTCCACCATTCTGAGGATTCTTTCTACTGCAGGGAAACAGAGGGCTTTCTCCACCTGTTCCTCCCATCTGACAGTAGTCAGTCTGTACTATGGAATGCTAGGCATTGTCTATGGCTTCCCATCAGGGCCTCAGCATGAGGACTTATTGAAGTCACTTTCCCTTCTGTATACAGTGCTTACCCCTTTCCTCAACCCTATTACTTACACGCTAAGGAACAAAGATGTAAAGGTAGCTCTAAGAAAATTGGTACAATGA